In Pectinophora gossypiella chromosome 1, ilPecGoss1.1, whole genome shotgun sequence, one genomic interval encodes:
- the LOC126373401 gene encoding venom acid phosphatase Acph-1-like, producing the protein MGHVCMFVSLLCVAVASGIRPLADSVDSFQNLRATDDDINDTELKRVFVIFRHGDRTPDEEELAFTPTIDYTNIFFPYGPKALTNKGKERAYYVGLYLRTRYNGLLSSLYLPEEITVRTTDYARTKMTALAALAGLYPPQQVQKWHPHLAWQPIPYNTLPFDEDDLLYYYNCPRYLWVRDQVYDLPEMQEKIKPYTELMHYLSEHSKSRIKTTEDVFFMDNLFKALDNVGMKIPRWAAEVMPRIKEVTKIEYAAEFYNSEAIRLASGVLMGEIQKAMASVVSGSNEGPKMRVYSAHENNVAGLMAASRVFVPHQPPYGATFSLELRRKPNGEFVVAAVYTQNVGPTATVQILPIDGCGGKVLCDFDTFMALVSEYAWTKHDYKLMCPKKF; encoded by the exons ATGGGCCACGTGTGTATGTTTGTTAGCTTGCTCTGTGTCGCCGTCGCCAGCGGCATAAGGCCCCTGGCGGACTCAGTGGACTCCTTCCAAAACCTGCGCGCGACAGACGACGATATCAACGACACTGAACTGAAGCGCGTTTTTGTG ATATTCCGGCATGGCGATCGGACACCGGACGAAGAAGAGCTAGCATTCACCCCGACAATTGATTACACCAACATTTTCTTCCCATACGGGCCGAAAGCTTTGACTAAT AAAGGTAAGGAGCGTGCGTACTACGTTGGCCTGTACCTGAGGACTCGATACAACGGGTTGCTCTCCTCCTTGTATTTGCCAGAAGAGATCACAGTTCGGACTACAGACTACGCCCGTACCAAGATGACAGCTCTCGCCGCCCTTGCAGGCTTGTACCCGCCACAGCAAGTCCAAAAATGGCACCCTCATTTGGCATGGCAGCCTATACCATACAACACCCTGCCCTTTGACGAAGACGAT CTACTTTACTATTACAACTGTCCTCGGTATTTATGGGTGAGGGACCAGGTCTACGACTTGCCAGAAATGCAAGAGAAGATAAAACCTTACACTGAATTAATGCATTATTTGAGCGAACATTCAAAATCTCGTATCAAAACGACAGAAGATGTCTTCTTTATGGACAATCTTTTTAAAGCTTTG GACAACGTGGGGATGAAAATTCCTCGGTGGGCCGCGGAAGTGATGCCGAGAATAAAAGAAGTAACGAAAATAGAATACGCAGCCGAGTTCTATAATTCTGAAGCTATACGGCTGGCATCAG GTGTACTAATGGGCGAGATACAGAAGGCAATGGCTAGCGTTGTGTCTGGGAGTAATGAGGGGCCCAAGATGCGGGTGTATTCCGCCCACGAGAACAACGTGGCAGGCCTAATGGCGGCATCCAGGGTGTTCGTCCCCCACCAGCCGCCGTACGGGGCCACCTTTTCCTTGGAACTGCGGAGGAAGCCGAACGGGGAGTTCGTTGTAGCG GCTGTGTATACGCAAAATGTGGGACCAACGGCAACGGTTCAGATTCTGCCGATAGACGGGTGTGGAGGCAAGGTGCTCTGCGACTTTGACACTTTCATGGCCCTCGTTAGTGAATACGCTTGGACCAAACACGACTACAAACTAATGTGCCCTAAAAAATTCTAG
- the LOC126368836 gene encoding uncharacterized protein LOC126368836, with product MEDELEDRVLYQTYLSFMKIVSRFSSSVPFDTPVSYLWKMVRLYLLRSEVLVFTLGVIIFFMYLQTIELWSRTLLSRLSQAMSPISAVQRMKFMEGSEADKQSWELKGEASAAYAIKGRRMHMEDRFIINENINNTGISLFAIFDGHGGEFAANYAKDHLIQNLFNKIVELNAFKDGKLIATPKETADESKKDEGKEKDAAVERKTSFKKSASTAEDTSKKEITDPQLLAQLSKARPITREVRPTTTPIKTVVVPLTSYMDKGKINYGKLLTDEVLAADRLLVEAAKRSMNVAGTTALIAIMEGNHLTVANVGDSRGVMCDSRGNAIPVSFDHKPQQVREQKRIEAAGGYIAFNGVWRVAGILATSRAMGDYPLKDKRFVIADPDILTFNLNDHKPMFVILASDGLWDLFSNEEAIKFIKERLDEPDYGAKSLTLQAYYRGSADNITVIIINFVNNQISSASISQ from the exons ATGGAAGACGAGTTAGAGGACAGAGTGCTGTACCAGACTTATCTTTCTTTTATGAAAATTGTGAGTCGTTTCTCAAGCAGTGTTCCCTTTGATACTCCCGTGAGCTATTTATGGAAAATGGTGCGTCTTTATTTACTACGATCAGAAGTTCTAGTGTTCACTCTAGGAGTTATTATATTCTTTATGTATCTACAAACGATCGAATTATGGAGTCGCACCTTGCTAAGCCGATTGTCCCAAGCTATGAGTCCCATAAGCGCCGTACAACGTATGAAGTTCATGGAAGGCTCTGAAGCAGACAAACAGAGCTGGGAGCTAAAAGGTGAGGCAAGTGCAGCTTACGCAATCAAAGGCCGAAGGATGCACATGGAGGACAGATTTATCATCAATGAGAACATCAACAACACGGGCATATCTTTATTTGCCATATTCGATGGGCACGGCGGCGAGTTTGCCGCCAACTACGCAAAGGACCACTTGATTcaaaatctatttaataaaatagtagAATTAAATGCATTTAAGGATGGCAAATTAATCGCCACTCCCAAAGAGACAGCTGATGAATCGAAAAAAGATGAGGGTAAAGAGAAGGATGCTGCTGTTGAAAGAAAAACTAGTTTTAAGAAGTCTGCAAGTACTGCCGAAGATACCTCAAAGAAAGAAATCACTGATCCTCAACTGTTAGCTCAATTATCAAAGGCAAGGCCCATTACAAGGGAGGTGAGGCCAACAACAACTCCAATTAAAACTGTTGTGGTTCCACTGACAAGTTACATGGACAAAGGAAAGATTAATTATGGGAAGCTGTTGACTGATGAGGTGTTGGCAGCAGACCGACTGCTGGTGGAGGCTGCCAAGCGATCCATGAATGTGGCGGGAACTACGGCTCTCATTGCCATTATGGAGGGAAATCATCTAACTGTCGCCAATGTTGGTGACTCTAGAGGAGTTATGTGTGATTCTCGAGGCAATGCTATCCCTGTCTCTTTCGACCACAAACCTCAGCAG GTGCGAGAACAGAAAAGAATTGAAGCAGCTGGGGGATACATTGCATTCAATGGAGTGTGGAGAGTAGCAGGTATCCTGGCAACTTCTCGAGCCATGGGTGACTACCCGCTCAAGGACAAGAGGTTCGTCATCGCTGACCCTGACATCCTCACCTTTAACCTCAATGACCACAAACCCATGTTCGTCATCCTAGCGTCTGATGGCCTTTGGGACTTATTCTCTAATGAGGAAGCCATTAAATTTATCAAAGAACGCTTAGACGAACCAGACTACGGAGCCAAAAGTTTAACACTCCAAGCTTACTACAGAGGCTCTGCAGACAACATaacagttataataataaattttgtaaaCAATCAAATATCTTCTGCGTCTATCTCACAGTAA
- the LOC126368844 gene encoding cysteine protease ATG4B, with translation MDAMFDICYLSSEGNNVEPDDIPKTKENVWVLGKKYSAIQDLDRIRRDISSIIWCTYRKGFVPIGDEGLTSDKGWGCMLRCGQMVLGVALIRIHLSSDWVWTPETRDPTYLKIIQRFEERKQAPYSIHQVALMGASEGKEVGQWFGPNTVAQVLKKLVVYDKWSSLVIHVALDNTVVREDILQQCIVNNDRGDCSSAPDNLIVTDWMPLLLIVPLRLGLSEINPVYINGLKMCFQSPQSIGVIGGKPNQALYLIGCVEDEVIYLDPHTTQRSGLVETKTTDEQKEMDCTYHCRFASRIPMIAMDPSVAVCFVCRTRSDFEELCDTIQNKLMVETQPLFELCEKRPSHWGPSNADIDLQNTTLFNEFEDVDRQFDDSDDEFEIL, from the exons ATGGATGCCATGTttgatatttgttatttatcatCAGAAGGCAACAACGTTGAACCTGATGATATCCCGAAAACAAAGGAAAATGTTTGGGTTTTAGGCAAGAAGTACAGCGCCATTCAAG ATTTGGATCGTATCAGACGCGACATATCTTCAATCATCTGGTGCACCTACAGGAAAGGATTTGTGCCGATAGGGGATGAAGGCCTGACATCAGATAAGGGATGGGGTTgtatgcttcgatgtggccagaTGGTTCTTGGAGTAGCTCTTATCAGAATCCATCTATCCTCAGACTGGGTTTGGACACCTGAAACAAG GGATCCAACATATTTGAAGATAATCCAACGCTTTGAAGAAAGGAAGCAGGCTCCATACTCAATCCATCAGGTGGCTCTGATGGGAGCTTCTGAAGGCAAGGAGGTGGGCCAGTGGTTTGGACCTAACACAGTTGCACAAGTATTGAA GAAGTTAGTAGTGTATGACAAATGGAGTTCTCTGGTGATACATGTGGCTTTGGACAATACTGTTGTACGAGAAGACATAT TGCAGCAGTGTATTGTGAACAACGACAGGGGAGACTGCTCTAGTGCTCCGGACAATCTGATAGTGACTGACTGGATGCCTTTGTTGCTGATAGTGCCATTGAGACTGGGGCTCAGTGAAATTAACCCTGTTTATATAAATGGACTGAAG ATGTGCTTCCAATCCCCTCAATCTATCGGCGTTATAGGAGGGAAACCCAACCAGGCCCTATACCTGATTGGATGTGTAGAGGATGAGGTGATATACTTGGATCCTCACACCACACAGAGGTCGGGATTAGTTGAG ACTAAGACTACAGATGAACAAAAAGAAATGGACTGCACCTACCACTGTAGATTCGCGTCTCGAATACCCATGATAGCTATGGACCCTTCTGTTGCTGTG TGTTTCGTGTGTCGGACAAGGAGTGACTTCGAAGAGTTGTGTGATACCATACAGAACAAGTTGATGGTTGAGACGCAGCCGTTGTTTGAACTGTGTGAGAAGCGGCCATCGCACTGGGGGCCGAGCAACGCTGATATCGACTTACAGAACACTACGCTTTTCAAtg AATTTGAGGATGTTGACAGACAGTTCGACGACTCAGATGACGAGTTCGAGATACTATGA
- the LOC126371239 gene encoding NHL repeat-containing protein 2: MESSNLDFVAQACMDLTEALNGPNGEADKESLVINHIKKVWSSVPPVEDFKKNLEWVNVSEPISLSQHCSDKIVVLDFWTYCCINCYHVLPDLAHLEKLHKVTDGLVVIGVHCAKFSNEKDSANILAAVERYNINHPVVNDSDSTVWEALGIKCWPTLLILGPGNRPLFVITGEGQRDTLVMYVDAALKHFGSRISNAALPVSPSTHLKALEDDVLRYPSKVALNPYYRGRSEEPFLAISDSGHNRIMLTDCSGLILRIIGGPEPGFKDGKFHEAQFSSPQGVCWLSGRVLAVCDTDNHALRALHLDDGSVETLAGTGTQAAHGDTGGKCLALQQLSSPWDVVLYTTPDMDMSVRPLQPPLPPPPPTTATTPSDTENKENGEKEDCKDKEKDKKDEKRRVLLIACAGSHQIWAVFLDNTIWWKYKSFSEGTCVCIAGSGVEAARNSAYPNTAAFAQPSGLALRSGNSPEVFIADSESSSIRRLALSTGIVTTLCGGDRNPLNLFAFGDVDDIGVDAKFQHPLGVAYCESTKTLYVADTYNHKIKRVDVGIQKVTTVNPTMIESPDPVKFNEPSGLAITPDGKYLYIADTNNHSIKLLNLAKNVCQDFKVRLPDPKFTEPENLILYKNDLFVNRKCGNLIIYFNVSLDVDTKNVKFTPGAPQNWHVCIRDDNNKDVTLDDFEFVGSSHKGNKLPGRVEMKLKQRSEKTHYRLYLSFHTALCDASVCFSHAFTIRSTILVRDSVKMVESYKITCKVNPVNRDK; the protein is encoded by the exons ATGGAATCAAGCAACTTAGATTTTGTGGCACAAGCATGTATGGATTTAACGGAGGCCTTAAATGGCCCTAACGGTGAAGCAGATAAAGAATCTTTGGTAATAAATCATATCAAGAAAGTTTGGAGTTCCGTTCCTCCCGTAGAGGACTTCAAGAAAA ATTTAGAATGGGTAAACGTATCGGAGCCGATTTCTCTGTCGCAGCACTGCTCAGACAAGATTGTTGTGCTGGACTTCTGGACGTACTGCTGCATCAACTGTTACCATGTGTTGCCAGACTTGGCACATTTAGAGAAACTGCACAAAGTTACTGATGGACTTGTTGTG ATTGGTGTGCACTGTGCTAAGTTCAGCAATGAGAAGGATTCGGCAAACATTCTGGCAGCTGTTGAGAGGTACAACATAAATCACCCAGTGGTAAATGACTCTGACAGCACTGTGTGGGAGGCACTGGGAATCAAATGTTGGCCCACACTGCTCATACTTG GTCCAGGCAATAGGCCATTATTCGTTATAACTGGTGAAGGTCAGCGAGACACGCTTGTCATGTATGTGGATGCGGCTCTGAAGCATTTTGGCTCTCGAATATCGAATGCAGCTCTGCCTGTTTCACCTAGCACTCACTTGAAGGCATTGGAAGATGATGTTTTGCGCTACCCTAGCAAG GTGGCATTAAACCCGTACTACCGCGGGCGGTCGGAGGAGCCGTTCCTAGCGATCAGCGACTCCGGCCATAATCGTATAATGCTGACAGACTGCTCCGGGCTGATCCTGCGCATCATCGGCGGACCTGAACCGGGGTTCAAGGATGGCA AGTTCCACGAAGCGCAGTTCAGCTCGCCACAAGGGGTGTGCTGGCTCTCTGGCCGAGTGCTAGCAGTATGCGACACGGACAACCACGCCCTGCGAGCGCTGCACCTAGACGATGGGTCCGTGGAGACTCTCGCTGGGACCGGCACGCAGGCGGCGCATGGAGACACAG GAGGCAAATGCCTAGCCCTGCAACAACTATCGTCCCCGTGGGACGTGGTGCTGTACACGACCCCTGACATGGACATGTCAGTGCGGCCGCTGCAGCCCCCGCTGCCCCCACCACCCCCCACCACCGCGACCACACCCAGCGATACCGAAAACAAGGAAAATGGGGAAAAGGAGGATTGCAAAG ACAAAGAGAAAGATAAGAAAGACGAGAAGCGTCGCGTCCTGTTGATCGCGTGCGCTGGCTCGCACCAGATCTGGGCGGTGTTCCTTGACAACACCATCTGGTGGAAGTACAAATCATTCTCCGAAG GTACATGCGTGTGTATCGCGGGGTCGGGAGTGGAGGCCGCTCGTAACAGCGCGTATCCGAACACCGCGGCGTTTGCGCAGCCCTCTGGACTCGCTCTACGGTCAG GGAACAGTCCCGAGGTGTTTATCGCGGACTCGGAAAGTTCTTCCATCCGACGACTGGCGCTCTCTACGGGAATCGTAACTACCCTGTGCGGAGGAGATCGCAATCCGTTG AATCTGTTCGCGTTCGGTGACGTCGACGATATCGGCGTGGACGCAAAGTTCCAGCACCCATTAGGCGTCGCGTACTGCGAGTCAACCAAGACCCTGTACGTAGCCGACACATACAACCACAAGATCAAGAGAGTCGACGTCGGCATACAAAAAGTTACCACTGTCAACCCCACAATGATAGAAAGCCCTGACCCGGTCAAGTTCAATGAACCGTCCGGCCTAGCCATCACCCCCGACGGCAAATATCTCTACATCGCCGACACCAACAACCACAGCATAAAGCTTCTTAACCTCGCCAAAAACGTCTGCCAAGATTTCAAAGTACGTCTTCCAGATCCTAAATTTACCGAGCCCGAAAACTTGATTCTCTATAAAAATGACTTGTTCGTCAATAGAAAGTGTGGGAATTTGATAATTTACTTCAATGTGAGTCTGGATGTGGACACGAAGAACGTGAAGTTCACGCCGGGCGCGCCGCAGAACTGGCACGTGTGCATACGCGATGATAATAACAAGGATGTGACCTTAGACGACTTTGAGTTCGTCGGCAGCTCGCATAAAGGCAACAAGCTGCCCGGCCGCGTGGAAATGAAACTTAAACAAAGAAGTGAAAAAACCCATTATCGTTTGTACCTGAGCTTCCATACCGCGCTGTGCGACGCATCCGTATGCTTCTCGCACGCATTTACCATAAGATCAACTATTCTAGTAAGAGATTCCGTCAAAATGGTTGAGTCTTACAAGATTACTTGTAAAGTGAATCCTGTAAACAGGGATAAATAG